A genomic window from Carassius auratus strain Wakin chromosome 45, ASM336829v1, whole genome shotgun sequence includes:
- the LOC113063104 gene encoding stathmin-4, with product MEVIELNKRASGQAFEVILKPPSFDGVPEFNTSMPQRKDPSLEEIQKKLEAAEERRKFQEAEMLKHLAEKREHEREVIQKAFEENNNFIKNAKEKLEQKMEAIKENREALLAAMLERLQEKDKHAEEVRKNKELKEEACR from the exons ATGGAGGTCATCGAGCTGAACAAGCGGGCCTCGGGCCAGGCGTTTGAGGTGATCCTGAAACCCCCTTCTTTTGACGGGGTGCCTGAGTTTAACACATCCATGCCCCAGCGTAAGGACCCCTCACTGGAGGAGATCCAAAAGAAACTGGAAGCAGCTGAGGAGAGGCGGAAG TTTCAGGAGGCTGAGATGTTAAAGCATCTTGCTGAGAAGAGGGAGCATGAGAGAGAGGTCATCCAGAAGGCTTTTGAGGAGAACAACAACTTCATTAAGAATGCTAAAGAAAAGTTGGAGCAGAAGATGGAGGCCATCAAAGAAAACCGTGAGGCTTTGCTTGCTGCCATGCTGGAGAGACTGCAGGAAAAG GATAAACACGCAGAAGAGGTGAGGAAGAACAAAGAGCTGAAAGAGGAGGCCTGTCGGTAG